In bacterium, a single genomic region encodes these proteins:
- a CDS encoding FtsX-like permease family protein: protein TERTREIGIRKAIGARERHVLFQFLIESVIISSLGGLLGLGVGLLAAWLVPQFGPLKTNVEVSSAVLAIGVAGGVGIFFGFYPAWRAARLDPIEALRHE, encoded by the coding sequence ACCGAGCGCACGCGCGAGATCGGCATCCGCAAGGCGATCGGGGCGCGCGAGCGGCACGTCCTCTTCCAGTTCCTCATCGAGTCGGTGATCATCAGCAGCCTCGGCGGGCTCCTCGGCCTCGGCGTCGGGCTGCTCGCGGCCTGGCTGGTGCCGCAGTTCGGCCCCCTCAAGACCAACGTGGAGGTCTCGAGCGCGGTGCTCGCCATCGGCGTCGCCGGCGGGGTCGGCATCTTCTTCGGCTTCTACCCCGCCTGGCGCGCCGCGCGCCTCGACCCCATCGAAGCCCTGCGTCACGAATAA
- a CDS encoding TolC family protein, which produces MRRVVIAGCLLLFPGAASAADAPAGAPLTLSVSEAVLASLANNRALAVERFAPAIARTGEESALAPFDTALSGSLAGAWDEAPAGSSTVFARGDSQSLGFAVSKLLPWGTTLGASIDAQRTSPPDSFQTRFGMSVTQALLQGFGSDVNLAAVRQARVDTALSAQELRGVTESLVAQVEQACWNYLLAGSGIQIVERSLRIAEDQLAEVRERIAVGRLAEIEQAAAEAEVALRRENLINARSLLATTRLNLLRLVNPPGPDTLTRELVLTDLPALPPADPDTVEAHVALAERLRPDLAQARLQLERGELEVVRTRNGLLPKLDLFIGLGKTGYASSFLDSVDPGGHGYDVKAGLTLSFPWENRAARAADRRAALSRDQAAESIANLAQLVEVDVRGAWIELARLREQVAATEATRRLQEEKLRAETEKFRVGKSTAFLVAQAQRDLLQAAIDAETAVAGCLKAQVDLYRLEGSLLERRGIATAGR; this is translated from the coding sequence ATGAGAAGAGTCGTCATCGCCGGTTGCCTGCTGCTGTTCCCCGGCGCCGCGTCCGCCGCCGACGCCCCGGCGGGCGCGCCGCTCACGCTCTCGGTGTCGGAGGCGGTCCTCGCGAGCCTCGCGAACAACCGCGCGCTCGCCGTGGAGCGGTTTGCCCCCGCGATCGCCCGGACCGGCGAAGAGTCGGCGCTGGCTCCGTTCGACACCGCGCTCAGCGGCTCGCTGGCAGGCGCCTGGGACGAGGCGCCCGCGGGCAGCTCCACGGTCTTCGCCAGGGGGGACAGCCAGTCGCTCGGCTTCGCCGTGTCGAAGCTGCTCCCCTGGGGCACGACCCTCGGCGCCAGCATCGACGCCCAGCGCACCTCGCCGCCGGACTCCTTCCAGACCCGTTTCGGGATGAGCGTCACCCAGGCGCTCCTGCAAGGGTTCGGCAGCGACGTGAACCTGGCGGCGGTGCGCCAGGCCCGCGTCGACACCGCCCTGTCCGCGCAGGAGCTGCGCGGGGTGACCGAGAGCCTCGTCGCGCAGGTCGAGCAGGCCTGCTGGAACTACCTGCTCGCCGGGAGCGGCATCCAGATCGTGGAGCGCTCGCTGCGCATCGCCGAGGACCAGCTCGCCGAGGTCAGGGAGCGGATCGCGGTCGGGCGGCTCGCCGAGATCGAGCAGGCCGCCGCCGAGGCGGAAGTCGCGCTGCGCCGGGAGAACCTGATCAACGCCCGCAGCCTCCTCGCCACGACGCGGCTGAACCTGCTGCGCCTGGTCAACCCGCCGGGACCGGACACGCTGACCCGCGAGCTGGTCCTCACCGACCTGCCCGCGCTGCCGCCCGCGGACCCGGACACCGTCGAGGCCCACGTGGCGCTCGCCGAGCGCCTGCGGCCCGATCTCGCGCAGGCGCGCCTCCAGCTCGAGCGCGGCGAGCTCGAGGTCGTGAGGACCCGCAACGGGCTGCTGCCGAAGCTGGACCTCTTCATCGGCCTCGGCAAGACCGGCTACGCCTCCTCCTTCCTCGACAGCGTCGACCCCGGCGGCCACGGCTACGACGTCAAGGCCGGCCTGACCCTGAGCTTCCCCTGGGAGAACCGCGCTGCCCGCGCCGCCGACCGCCGCGCCGCGCTCTCGCGCGACCAGGCCGCGGAGTCGATCGCGAACCTCGCCCAGCTCGTGGAGGTCGACGTCCGGGGCGCCTGGATCGAGCTCGCGCGGCTGCGCGAGCAGGTCGCGGCGACCGAGGCGACGCGGCGGCTGCAGGAGGAGAAGCTGCGCGCGGAGACCGAGAAGTTCCGCGTCGGCAAGTCCACGGCCTTCCTCGTGGCGCAGGCCCAGCGCGACCTGCTCCAGGCGGCGATCGACGCCGAGACCGCGGTGGCCGGCTGCCTCAAGGCCCAGGTCGACCTCTACCGGCTCGAGGGGTCGTTGCTCGAGCGCAGAGGCATCGCAACCGCGGGCCGCTGA
- a CDS encoding rubrerythrin family protein encodes MGKTEQDLKDAFAGESQANRTYLAFAKQADKEGHPAVARLFRAAAYAETVHAHAHLRVLGGIKDTATNLREAIGGETHEFQKMYPAMIADAEAEGKAPALASFRHANAVEKTHAELYQKALDNLGRNADTAYWVCEVCGHTAENEAPEVCPVCGARRQAFTKVD; translated from the coding sequence ATGGGCAAGACCGAGCAGGATCTCAAGGACGCCTTCGCGGGCGAGTCGCAGGCCAACCGCACGTACCTCGCGTTCGCGAAGCAGGCCGACAAGGAGGGGCACCCCGCCGTCGCGCGGCTCTTCCGCGCCGCCGCGTACGCCGAGACCGTCCACGCCCACGCGCACCTGCGCGTGCTCGGCGGCATCAAGGACACGGCGACGAACCTGCGCGAGGCGATCGGCGGGGAGACCCACGAGTTCCAGAAGATGTACCCGGCGATGATCGCCGACGCGGAGGCCGAGGGGAAGGCGCCCGCGCTGGCCTCCTTCCGCCACGCCAACGCCGTCGAGAAGACCCACGCCGAGCTCTACCAGAAGGCGCTCGACAACCTGGGCAGGAACGCGGACACCGCCTACTGGGTCTGCGAGGTCTGCGGCCACACCGCGGAGAACGAGGCGCCCGAGGTCTGCCCGGTCTGCGGGGCGCGCCGCCAGGCCTTCACCAAGGTCGATTGA
- a CDS encoding endonuclease/exonuclease/phosphatase family protein yields MRLRLLSWNIHKGIGGLDRRYRPERIVDVLGHYAPDVVLLQEVDDGAQRSRHDRQVDLFAKALGMSHRAFFPNVRVRGGGSYGNAVLSRHPIAAARNVDLTFPAKKHRSALYAALQVHGAHGGRPRAVHVFNLHLGLSGFERKWQLGRFFADHPFAGLGVHAPVIVGGDFNDVWGRLARFFFEPAGFQVPERPVRTFPAWAPVRALDAVYARGPLRVRHLYRSHLRTARFASDHLPLYAELELV; encoded by the coding sequence GTGCGGCTGCGGCTGCTGAGCTGGAACATCCACAAGGGCATCGGCGGCCTGGACCGGCGGTACCGGCCGGAGCGGATCGTCGACGTGCTCGGGCACTACGCCCCGGACGTCGTCCTCCTGCAGGAGGTCGACGACGGGGCGCAGCGCTCCCGGCACGACCGCCAGGTGGACCTCTTCGCGAAGGCCCTCGGCATGTCGCACCGGGCGTTCTTCCCCAACGTGCGCGTGCGCGGCGGCGGGAGCTACGGCAACGCGGTGCTCAGCCGCCACCCGATCGCCGCCGCGCGCAACGTCGACCTGACCTTTCCCGCCAAGAAGCACCGCAGCGCCCTCTACGCGGCCCTGCAGGTGCACGGCGCCCACGGCGGGCGCCCGCGCGCGGTGCACGTCTTCAACCTGCACCTCGGCCTTTCGGGCTTCGAGCGCAAGTGGCAGCTCGGCCGCTTCTTCGCCGACCACCCCTTCGCCGGCCTCGGCGTGCACGCGCCGGTGATCGTCGGCGGGGACTTCAACGACGTCTGGGGCCGGCTCGCCCGCTTCTTCTTCGAGCCCGCCGGCTTCCAGGTGCCGGAGCGCCCGGTGCGGACATTCCCGGCCTGGGCGCCGGTGCGGGCCCTCGACGCCGTCTACGCCCGCGGCCCGCTGCGGGTGCGCCACCTCTACCGCTCGCACCTGCGCACGGCGCGCTTCGCCTCCGACCACCTGCCGCTGTACGCGGAGCTGGAACTGGTGTAG
- a CDS encoding phenylacetate--CoA ligase: MTAPKKSSPYWAPALEALDRAGLERLQLERLRATLARAARAPHYRRVFKAQGVDPRGISSLAQLPELPFTVKDDLRSDANFPYGFLTVRRDRLVRLHSSSGTTGRPTAVFHTRRDLAAWTDLLARSLWMIGVRPGDVFQNMMGYGLFTGGLGLHYGAERLGALTIPAGAGNSRRQIALMQDFGTTVLHIIPSYALRLIDAFREAGVDPHALGLRAAVLGAEPHSEAARRRIEELFGLRAYNCYGLSELNGPGVAFECPEQDGLHLWEDAYLAEVVDPATGRPVPDGTRGELVLTNLTREGMPLVRYRTRDLTTLRAEACPCGRTHRRIERITGRTDDMLIVKGVNIYPVQVERVLMRFAEIGSEYLIVLATVNHLDQFAVRAELKADAFRGDLHALEALRKRIADELRNEILVSARVELLEHGSLPRGEGKAVRVQDLREK, encoded by the coding sequence ATGACCGCGCCGAAAAAGTCCTCGCCGTACTGGGCTCCCGCGCTCGAGGCGCTCGACCGGGCGGGCCTCGAGCGCCTGCAGCTCGAGCGGCTGCGCGCGACGCTCGCGCGCGCTGCGCGCGCCCCCCACTACCGCCGCGTCTTCAAGGCGCAGGGCGTCGACCCGCGGGGCATCTCCTCGCTCGCCCAACTCCCGGAGCTGCCGTTCACGGTCAAGGACGACCTGCGCTCCGACGCGAACTTCCCGTACGGCTTCCTCACGGTGCGGCGCGACCGCCTCGTGCGCCTGCACTCGTCCTCGGGGACGACGGGCCGCCCGACGGCGGTCTTCCACACCCGCCGCGACCTCGCCGCCTGGACCGACCTGCTCGCGCGCTCGCTCTGGATGATCGGCGTGCGACCCGGCGACGTCTTCCAGAACATGATGGGCTACGGGCTCTTCACCGGCGGCCTCGGGCTGCACTACGGCGCGGAGCGCCTCGGGGCGCTGACCATCCCCGCGGGGGCCGGCAACAGCCGCCGGCAGATCGCGCTCATGCAGGACTTCGGCACCACCGTGCTGCACATCATCCCCTCGTACGCGCTGCGGCTGATCGACGCGTTCCGCGAGGCCGGCGTCGACCCGCACGCCCTCGGCCTGCGCGCGGCGGTCCTCGGCGCCGAGCCGCACTCCGAGGCGGCGCGCCGGCGCATCGAGGAGCTCTTCGGGCTGCGCGCCTACAACTGCTACGGCCTCTCCGAGCTCAACGGCCCCGGGGTCGCCTTCGAGTGCCCCGAGCAGGACGGGCTGCACCTCTGGGAGGACGCCTACCTCGCCGAGGTCGTGGACCCGGCGACCGGGCGCCCCGTCCCGGACGGCACGCGCGGCGAGCTCGTGCTGACGAACCTGACGCGCGAGGGGATGCCGCTCGTGCGCTACCGCACGCGCGACCTGACGACGCTGCGCGCGGAAGCCTGCCCCTGCGGCCGCACGCACCGGCGCATCGAGAGGATCACGGGGCGCACCGACGACATGCTCATCGTCAAGGGGGTCAACATCTACCCCGTCCAGGTCGAGCGCGTGCTCATGCGCTTCGCCGAGATCGGCAGCGAGTACCTGATCGTGCTCGCGACGGTCAACCATCTCGACCAGTTCGCGGTGCGCGCCGAGCTGAAGGCCGACGCCTTCCGCGGCGACCTGCACGCCCTCGAGGCGCTGCGCAAGCGCATCGCGGACGAGCTGCGCAACGAGATCCTGGTCAGCGCGCGCGTCGAGTTGCTCGAGCACGGCAGCCTGCCGCGCGGCGAGGGCAAGGCCGTGCGCGTGCAGGACCTGCGCGAGAAGTAG
- a CDS encoding ACT domain-containing protein gives MAHQIAIFAENRPGRLERVSRVLGEAGVNIRAITIATAEAFGVIKLLVDDPGKAYAALAAGGVPVFKREIVAIVMDDRPGGLHEATAALSAAGINIEDAYGFVVEDKRRAVLVVEVEKIPEAIGVLRERGIRTLSDEEIYTL, from the coding sequence ATGGCGCACCAGATCGCGATCTTCGCCGAGAACCGGCCCGGGCGCCTCGAGCGCGTCTCGCGCGTCCTCGGCGAGGCGGGCGTCAACATCCGGGCGATCACGATCGCCACCGCGGAGGCCTTCGGCGTCATCAAGCTGCTCGTCGACGACCCCGGCAAGGCCTACGCCGCGCTCGCGGCCGGCGGGGTCCCGGTCTTCAAGCGCGAGATCGTCGCGATCGTCATGGACGACCGCCCCGGCGGCCTGCACGAGGCGACGGCCGCGCTGAGCGCCGCGGGGATCAACATCGAGGACGCGTACGGCTTCGTCGTCGAGGACAAGCGGCGCGCGGTGCTCGTCGTCGAGGTCGAGAAGATCCCCGAGGCGATCGGCGTCCTGCGCGAGCGCGGCATCCGCACCCTCTCCGACGAGGAGATCTACACGCTCTAG
- a CDS encoding HAD family hydrolase, whose protein sequence is MRAPRYRALLLDLDGTLLDVEMRSFLEAFFPLAAARFGGPREADAIARALGEAARAMARATDGARTVDVVFLEAFAPAVGLTPGQVRAVFEDFYGGDFEQLRRLTRPAPAARRLVDRALKLGLQLVLATNPVFFDAAIRARIRWAGLEDVPFSLVTAAELMRWTKPHAGYFAQVLELTDLRPEECLMVGDDPVMDMSARRVGIATWLALRRGQKPRAAPLADESGTLVQLSRSL, encoded by the coding sequence ATGCGCGCTCCGCGGTACCGAGCCCTGCTGCTGGATCTCGACGGCACGCTCCTCGACGTCGAGATGCGCAGCTTCCTCGAGGCCTTCTTCCCGCTGGCGGCCGCCCGCTTCGGCGGGCCCCGCGAAGCCGATGCCATCGCGCGCGCCCTGGGCGAGGCCGCCCGGGCCATGGCACGCGCCACCGACGGCGCCCGCACCGTCGACGTGGTCTTCCTCGAGGCCTTCGCCCCCGCGGTCGGCCTGACGCCCGGCCAGGTCCGCGCCGTGTTCGAGGACTTCTACGGCGGGGACTTCGAGCAGCTGCGGCGCCTGACGCGCCCGGCCCCCGCAGCGCGGCGGCTCGTGGATCGTGCGCTCAAGCTCGGGCTGCAGCTGGTGCTGGCGACGAACCCGGTCTTCTTCGACGCCGCGATCCGCGCGCGCATCCGCTGGGCGGGGCTCGAGGACGTCCCGTTCAGCCTCGTCACGGCCGCCGAGCTCATGCGCTGGACCAAGCCGCACGCCGGCTATTTCGCGCAGGTGCTCGAGCTGACGGACCTGCGGCCCGAAGAATGCCTCATGGTCGGCGACGACCCGGTGATGGACATGTCCGCGCGTCGCGTCGGCATCGCCACCTGGCTGGCGCTGCGCCGCGGGCAGAAGCCGCGCGCGGCGCCGCTCGCGGACGAGAGCGGCACCCTCGTCCAGCTCTCCCGTTCTCTCTAG